The following is a genomic window from Antechinus flavipes isolate AdamAnt ecotype Samford, QLD, Australia chromosome 3, AdamAnt_v2, whole genome shotgun sequence.
AAGGCCCCGAAAGCTCCCAGAGCCCTCCTGggtttcccttcctctcttctcctcctccctcccccagcacagcttcctgccccccccccccccccccatgctcTAGTACCTCATAATGGTGCTCTTCGGCTTCCTGGTTCCTGGTCTGAGGCTGGACATGAGAGAACACGGGTAACTACAGAGCGTTCTCTGCCCCCCCTTTGGTTTTAAGATGCTTTTGGTTCTCCCCAGTGAAAACCTTGAACCCTcagctttctccttttcccttaacCTTTAACCTCTTACCCCTCCCTGACCTATCTGCTCCCCAGGGGGAGTGGGGGTCCCTTCACTGGCTCAGCACACGGCTCCCTGGGCGATGTCCCGCCTCCCGGGCTGGGAGCAGGGTGAGCGTGGGGGGGAGGGccggaggggctggagggagagGCTCACCGCAGCGGGGCTCGGCTGGGGGCCGCTGCTCTCTGCGCGGGGGCCGGGAGAAAGGATCACCTCGTACTGGTTGTTGCCGTCTGCAGCGGGGAACAAGGAGGGGCACGGGCTGACGGGAGGCCCAGGAGCCCCGGGCCCAGAAGACAACACACTGGGACCCCTGCCCTCGGGGCCCTCGGGGCTCTTACCCGCCTCGCGTTTGTGGCACATGTGTCTTCCCAGGTCCTGTTTGGCTCTATTGCGCCTGGAAGAACAGCAGAGGATTCTGGTTGTGTTAGACTGGACCGGGGGATAAGAGATGCATCCAGGGTGGCCTAGTGGCTCATGGCGGGGCGAAGCATGGGGGGGGCGAACTGGCTTCCCTACCACTCGTGGGACCTGGACAGGAATGACTCGGGTCCGGCCGAGGGAGGTGAGATCCCTGCCATCCTTAATCTGGCCGAGGGAGGTGAGATCCCTGCCCTCCTTAATCTGGCTGAGGGTCTAGTTTTTGCCATCTGGAGCTGGTGTCCATCTCCTGGCACCTCATCCTGGGAAGGACCCTCTGGAGCTGGAGATCACCCCACCATGGAGTAGCTGGACGGCCTGGGAGTGCAGAGACCAGAAGGGAAATCTCGggcgggggggtgggggaggggatacTCATAAACTCTATCACGGCCCGGCCGGGAGTAGGCCCAGCATCAGtgggatgggaagaagggaaagggccaaGTCCCGGCGGCAACTTCATCTTGATTTAAAGGACCTTCTGGCGGCTGCAATGGGACGGGCTTTCCCAGGATCCTCCTGGCCCTGAGGGTATTGTAGCAGAGCCCGCTAGAACGGGAGGTCTCAGCGCAACTTAACCCTGCGTTTCTTCCCCTAATCTGGGCCCACGCTGACAACGAGGGGGCCCTAGGGGGAGGACCGGGAAGTACGAATGGGCCACCCTACCCCGGGCTTTTTCTCCTCCAGCAGGTGAGCAGCAGGTAGCCCAAGCCCCCGCCTACAAGGAGGGCCCCCAGGCCCAGGCAGCTGAGGGCCACGGTGAGGGCGAGCCCCAAGTTCTTGCCGTCCTTCCCCCTCTGCTGGGACTTCGTGGTGTTCGCGGATTTCTCTGAAAAAGAGCAAGGGGACACCCTCGTTGGCCCGAGGGAAGTCCCAGAATTCTCCGCCTCCCTTGTGGGTCCGCTCAGACAGAACTCCCCAGTTCTGGACCGGACACCCGAGGGGAAGCCCTCTccctccagcctcagtttccccaactgtcgAGAGAAGGTTGGACTCCATGAATCCAAAGGGCCCTCCCACCCctgatatttcattattattattttttacttatttatatctctatgatttatttgttattttattttgttatttatctcTTAACGAATTTGTCAAATTACTTCCAAAAATAACGGCAGCTAGGAGGAGAGAATGCTGGGATCGGGATCAAGAAGACGGCTTAGATGTGTGATGCAGGACAAGTGCcttaacttctgcctgcctcagtttcttcatctgcaaactGGGAATAAAATCAGCACCTCCCTCTTAGGGTTGTGGTGATGAGATGTAAAGTGCTTATCTCCAggcccggcacatagtaggcgctctATCAGTGCTAGCTATTAGATCACAATCAACACTGTCTTCTCGGTCTGAACgtccttcccatcccttccctggCAACACAAGCCCTGTCCTCATCAGTTCTCTCCCATTCTCCGGAAAAAAGGGAACAGCGCGGCCTTTGTGATGAATGAGCAGGAGCGAGACAAAGCCAAAGAAACCCACGCGCTGGGTCCCAGAAATGGCCCCGAGTCCCAGGCCCCGAGCCCTTAGCCTTCGGTCGAGATGCTGACTTGGGCATCCCTGACCTTCCCAGGGACCTCCTCCCCCTGCCCTGCCCTGTTctgccctcccagccctgacatcatTTATAAGCCTGTCTCTGTTTTAAGGCCCTTCCTCACCCTCGCATTTGCTGTCCTAAAGAATCAGAACGTTCTCTGTTCTAGGGCCTTTCCCAGAccaacatcccctgttctaagccccctcccagccctgacatcccctgttctaaggcccctcccagccctgacatcccctgttctaagggccctcccagccctgacatcccctgttctaagggccctcccagccctgacatcccctgttctaagggccctcccagccctgacatcccctgttctaagggccctcccagccctgacatcccctgttctaagcccctcccagccctgacatcccctgttctaagccccctcccggcCCCCAGAGGAGAGTCTATATTCTGTGTCCCGGGGGGTGGGCAGGCTCCAGACCTGAGCAGGGACCCCGGTGGCAGGAGATGGTGCAAGTGACTTCCCCTCTGGGCTCGGGTTAGCTATCAGGGTGGGAGATGACTGAAGGCTCCGACTTTAACCTTGGACCCTCGGAGTTTTCGCTCGGAGCTCTCTGGGAGTCTCTCCCGGGGCTCTACGCCAGGCTCCGGGGCAGGACCCGCTTTCCTCCTCAGCCCAGGGGCTGCCTGATGTGTCCCGTCCCTCCCGTCCGGCCTCTAGGCAAGGGTCGATCCCCTCCCGGCCCTTTCCTAGGGCCGGGCTACTCACCCGCGACCCGGAGCTCGGTCCTGCCCTTTACGGTCCAGTCGGGATTGAGGGTGACGGCCACTTGGTAGGTGCCGCTGTCTCGGGGCCGAGCGTGGCGGAGGAGGAGGGAGCCGTTGGGGAACCCGAAGATGATCCTCCCGCTCATGGCGCTGCCGTTCCTCTGCGGCCTGGGGAGGCCCGGGATGTAGGAGAAGAGCCGCGTGCTGCCGTCGGTCTGCTCGCCCAGGTACCAGTTGAAATCCTGGATGGTCCCCGGGACCCCGTGGACAGACAGGAGCACGTCCTGGCCCTCCCGGGGCACCTCGGGAATCTTCTCGACGAGGAGATAAGCCCAGGATCCAGGGGCAGCGCACCAGGCCAGGAGGGAGGCTgggggagggcagagggagatCCCGAGGTGAGAGGCCCGCTCCCCTGGACGGGAATGGAACGGGTCCCGCAAACAACTGGGAGTGGGAGGGTGGAAACGGAGTCACGGTGAGCCCTGGCCGGGTAGTCCCTGGATCCCGTGCCCGTCGAGCTGGGAGGAGCTTTTTCTTGGACTTTTCAATTATAGAGTAATTGAAAGTGAGAATAGGAAAGGTTctttggagctggaaggagccttagaacagggggtgtcagagctgggagggagcttagaacagaaggtgtcagggctgggaggggccttagaacagggagtatcagggctgggagggagcttagaacagggggtgtcagggctgggagggacctagaacaggggatgtcagggctgggaggggcttaaaacaggggaggtcagggctgggaggggccttagaacagggggtgtcagagctgggagggggcttagaacaggggatgtcagggctgggagggggcttagaacagggggtgtcagagctgggagggggcttagaacagggggtgtcagagctgggagggggcttagaacagggggtgtcagggctgggagggacctagaacaggggatgtcagggctgggaggggcttaaaacaggggaggtcagggctgggagggggcttagaacaggggatgtcagggctgggagggggcttagaacaggccCTTAGAATGGAGCATGTTGGAGACAAGAGGGTTTAGAACATAGAACGTTGTAACAGAAGGGAGCTCGCCATTCACTGGGATCCAATGCGGCCCCGTCAGGGTTCATCAGGTTCTTGCTGGGGCTCAGGCACCCAAGACCCAAAGAGGAGCAATGAAGCACTGCCTGCCCCCGAGCCGGGGTGACCGAGAATGTGCAGAGAGTGGGAGCAGCCAAAGGGTTACTCAGCCGGGGGCTTCCCCGGCTCCCTCGGGcactttatttttgttctcaagattaggagactgaggctcagagggtTGGTGAGGGGAGGCTGGCTGTGGCTCCCCCggcctcctcctctccctccccctcggCTCCCTGGGGGAAGCGCCCTCTGCTTTTCCCTGACAGGCAGCTgctttatttatatgaaatggGGATGTGGGGATGTCCCAGATCCTGCAAcacagggacacacacacacggacacacacacggacacacacacggacacacacacggacacacacacggacacacacacacacagacacacacacacatacacacacacacactcacacacactcacacacatacacacacacacacactcacacacacattcacacacacacacacacggacacacacacggacacacacacacacacggacacacacacatggacacacacactcacacacacacggacacacacacacggacacacacacacggacacacacacggacacacacacacggacacacacacggacacacacacggacacacacagacacacacacggacacacacacggacacacacacacacagacacacacacggacacacacacatacacacacacacacactcacacacactcacacacacacacacacactcacacacacattcacacacacacacacacggacacacacacggacacacacactcacacacacggacacacacacacggacacacacacggacacacacacatggacacacacagggacacacacacacggacacacacacggacacacacacggacacacacacggacacacacacggacacacacacacacagacacacacacacatacacacacacacactcacacacacacacacacatacacacacacacactcacacacacattcacacacacacacacacggacacacacacggacacacacactcacacacacggacacacacacatggacacacactcacacacacacggacacacacacacggacacacacacacggacacacacacggacacacacacacggacacacacacggacacacacacggacacacacggacacacacacggacacacacacacacagacacacacacggacacacacacatacacacacacacacactcacacacactcacacacacacacacacactcacacacacattcacacacacacacacacacggacacacacacggacacacacactcacacacacggacacacacacacggacacacacacggacacacacacatggacacacacacggacacacacacacggacacacactcacacacacactcacacacacacggacacacacatggacacacacacacggacacacacacggacacacacacggacacacacacacggacacacacactcacacacacactcacacacacatggacacacacacggacacacacacggacacacacacacggacacacacacggacacacacacacggacacacacacggacacacacacggacacacacacacggacacacacactcacacacacactcacacacacacggacacacacacggacacacacacggacacacacacacggacacacacggacacacacacaccctcacaccCACAGGCTGGACTTACCTTACTTAGTGGGGATCACCGAGTACCCATCCATGTctttccctctctgggcctcagtttgcccCTCTAAAATGGGAGCGTTGGGCCGGACTCCCTCTTAAGTTCCTTCCAGCTGAGAGCCTGGAGATCGGCCCTCCCTCATCAGCCCTGGGGGCCCCTCTCACCTGTGAACACAAAGTCCTTCCAGACGCAGCCTCCCGGGCTCAGCCAGGCCATGGAGCCCCTCCGAGGGGCTGCTACTCCCGGTGTGGGAAGTCTCAGCCGGCGCCAGGACGGTGAGGAGGCATTGAGACGGGGCAGGGTCGGGGCCCTCTCTCCCAGCTCCCGCCGCTCCCCACGAACAAGCAGGGAGGGGCCGGGGAGCCCGAGCCTTCCCCTCCTCTGGGCTGGCCCGGCCTCGGGGACCAGACCAACCTGTTCCCCGCGCTGCTGCTGACTGGAGTGACGGGGAACTTTCCGGGGCTTCCCCGGGCCTTCTAACCCAGATCTCACCTGGAGAGGGCCTcatcttccccccttcctctgggtgtggggggaggggaggggagggggctgggcTCCGGCCCCTCCCTGGGAAGGGGCAGCTGGAGGTAGTCGGAGCCCAAGAGCTCAGATCCAGGACCGGGGACGTTTCCTCTAACCCCCTCCCTGTGGGGTAAGAAGCCGGGTCCCCTCGGAGAGCAGAGACTGGCCCGAGGCCCTGCAGCAGAGCCGGAACATGGCCGGGCTGTGGCTGACAGCTCCCCGGGGGTGGATGGGAGGCAGAGGTGCCCGATCCGGGCTCTGGGTCCCAGGATGCAGAGGGGAGGAAGAAGCAGCGTCCCaggcctgggggggggggcggagaggGAAGGTGCCCCCTCCCTCAGGAAACCTTCCTGCCCCTCCAGCTCaggtgaccccccccccccagctttgtTTATCCCAGATACACGAGGAGACACCTGGGAGGAGGGATCTCTTATTTGACCCTGATGTGATGGAGGGGAAAGGGATCCTTCTTTGTGGCCCTGGTAAGgttcctggcacacagcaggtgcttaataaatgctcgttgccCGCCTGGTTTCATTCCTTTTATAAACTATGAGCTCGGGCGTCAGGAAGTGGATTTTGTGTCACCTTGTACCcctgggggcgggaggagggagggggggccGCGGAACACACTTGACACTTAATAGAGACGGGAAGGCAGCGG
Proteins encoded in this region:
- the CEACAM19 gene encoding carcinoembryonic antigen-related cell adhesion molecule 19, with translation MAWLSPGGCVWKDFVFTASLLAWCAAPGSWAYLLVEKIPEVPREGQDVLLSVHGVPGTIQDFNWYLGEQTDGSTRLFSYIPGLPRPQRNGSAMSGRIIFGFPNGSLLLRHARPRDSGTYQVAVTLNPDWTVKGRTELRVAEKSANTTKSQQRGKDGKNLGLALTVALSCLGLGALLVGGGLGYLLLTCWRRKSPGRNRAKQDLGRHMCHKREADGNNQYEVILSPGPRAESSGPQPSPAAPQTRNQEAEEHHYEELQDPDPAPYCQLTPTV